A genomic segment from Neobacillus sp. YX16 encodes:
- a CDS encoding multicopper oxidase domain-containing protein: MKQKESFLLLFCFLTLFSVVSLSIVFIIHSSDLKYALAFDKVRPATVSKTGVKQFSSNQQIVKTTSNSPTYVTSTTNSQSNEAIIQTKAAKSNAAPISLARLDMPNEKCLKGAPVRNFNITAIQVDMVYNKFGDHDPKAKIYALQEDVEKIRQAIAENPGKPVKEIRPLALRANKGDCIKVSFSNQLSEKASIHIEGVGYDVRGSDGTSAGYNPDSTASPNTEIKYTWNAVDEGTFFFYNGADLTYFTDPTGGRGTMGDGLFGALIIEPKGATWTDPVTGEELTSGLYADIHLPGQPDFREFTLFFHDGISAQFGTPPPPGTHEEDHEEEGEVPHEEEPHVEDPNEKELYAVNYRAEPMDERLKNTMGEDGKDPTMFYSSWVFGDPATPITRAYVGDPVRYRVIGANSDENHVFHLHGHRWKSDTKKTNTVDSDTLNIGDTQTAELAFGAGYDKDNTGAPGDYLWHCHLFPHYLEGMWGLMRVFDKAQADLLPLADREAPSSPTEQNPGFPNYIPGEIGKRAPKPPDPELRPATESEKAALGALGPGAPNFDRCPKDAPIRKYDIVGIQTEIIYNNAGDRDKEGRMYVLAEDEQKVLSGQLRPRPLAIRANQGDCVEVTLENHLFNANEPNALSIHIHFVAYDPLGSDGTAVGWNYNQGTEPGEKIRYRWYADEEGSILFHDHTSAGEKGFHGTFGTLIVEPKGSKWLDPKTGREIKSGTEAMIVHPEKEDFREQVMIYHDFARLWDKSDNILQLETDPSNFKHAHGYAAVNYSNAPFFRRNNSDPAYVFSSWVHGDPQTPIIQSYPGDPIKIRLIQGAHETQHNFNIHGLNWKRESGVEDSELTSTQTIGMSEQFIMDIQPNPVGVQQRDYLWSSQPIEDLWSGLWGFVRVWGEKTPALQKLPDRPQLKTSVVPWKVSQMKKNGKRPPKALAPGNPCPPGALVRKFDLTAFMKDIVYNKYGDHDPFGMMFSLTKDYLDIKNGRKAAEPLVIRANEGECIQVTLSNQLPLDPPENLADPALLMANQVNWKNSNRVSLHPQMVKYDMQGSDGATIGYNYDQTIGPGEKITYQWYAEKEYGGTILYDYGDIRSHRLHGAYGSLIIEPKGSKYRDPKTGAEITSGARADIIVPDKPDFREQVLMFSDGLYTVSKGGSAPTPGTADLDMEDRGEKGINYSSEPFKHRLAANPDKSLIFSSVIHGDPSTPMPESYVGDPIRLRVMQTADRSRGSVFTLHSHRWRYQWTDPNSKLVSSQGSLTPGETLDIIPVQNDGIFNQVGDYVYREMKLRRYLEGGLWGMLRIHNQPKNQLLALPDRRPEPPTNINISTAPNKQLLYISWNTSVNKEIVGFNVYRKAVPSAGYQKMNKDVIRSLTYTLPVNSTTLKYYYTVTTIDKFGNESIYANPKIVKSNTFHIKK, from the coding sequence GCACCTGTGCGTAATTTTAATATTACAGCGATACAGGTAGATATGGTCTACAACAAATTTGGCGACCATGACCCAAAGGCGAAAATATATGCCCTACAAGAAGATGTTGAGAAAATTCGACAGGCGATTGCTGAAAATCCAGGAAAACCGGTCAAGGAAATCCGGCCGCTGGCACTCCGTGCAAATAAAGGTGATTGTATTAAAGTTTCCTTTAGTAATCAATTGAGTGAGAAGGCATCCATTCATATTGAAGGGGTTGGATATGATGTAAGGGGATCTGACGGAACATCGGCAGGATATAATCCTGATTCAACTGCTTCACCAAACACAGAAATTAAATACACGTGGAATGCTGTGGATGAAGGAACTTTCTTTTTCTACAATGGCGCCGATCTCACTTACTTCACCGATCCAACTGGCGGCAGGGGGACAATGGGTGATGGTTTATTCGGGGCGTTAATCATTGAACCAAAAGGGGCAACATGGACTGACCCTGTAACAGGAGAAGAGTTAACCAGTGGATTATATGCAGATATCCATTTACCTGGCCAACCCGATTTTCGGGAGTTTACTTTGTTTTTCCATGATGGGATTAGCGCTCAATTTGGTACCCCTCCACCTCCTGGAACTCATGAAGAAGACCACGAGGAAGAAGGGGAGGTACCTCATGAAGAGGAACCCCATGTAGAGGATCCAAATGAAAAAGAGCTTTATGCTGTAAATTATCGTGCAGAACCAATGGATGAACGTTTGAAAAACACAATGGGTGAGGATGGTAAAGATCCAACAATGTTTTATTCATCCTGGGTTTTTGGTGACCCGGCGACTCCTATTACTAGAGCCTATGTAGGTGACCCGGTTAGATACCGAGTCATTGGAGCAAACAGTGATGAAAATCATGTTTTTCACCTGCATGGGCACAGATGGAAAAGTGATACGAAGAAAACAAACACCGTAGATTCTGATACCTTGAATATTGGTGATACCCAAACGGCTGAATTAGCATTTGGTGCTGGGTACGACAAAGATAATACGGGGGCTCCAGGGGATTATTTATGGCATTGTCATTTGTTCCCACATTATTTAGAAGGCATGTGGGGGTTAATGAGGGTATTCGACAAAGCGCAGGCTGACTTGCTGCCCTTAGCAGATAGGGAAGCACCATCTAGTCCAACAGAACAAAACCCTGGTTTTCCAAATTATATACCTGGTGAAATAGGCAAACGTGCTCCAAAGCCGCCGGACCCAGAATTGCGTCCAGCAACAGAATCAGAAAAAGCGGCTTTAGGTGCGCTCGGACCAGGAGCACCTAATTTTGATCGCTGTCCGAAGGATGCTCCTATTCGAAAATATGACATTGTCGGGATACAAACAGAGATTATATACAACAATGCAGGTGATCGTGATAAGGAAGGACGAATGTATGTCCTCGCAGAGGATGAACAAAAAGTACTGAGTGGGCAGTTGCGGCCGCGTCCCCTCGCCATTCGGGCCAATCAGGGAGATTGTGTAGAGGTAACATTAGAAAACCATTTATTCAATGCTAATGAACCCAATGCCTTATCGATACACATTCATTTTGTTGCATACGATCCTTTAGGCTCTGATGGAACAGCAGTCGGCTGGAACTACAATCAAGGTACGGAGCCTGGTGAAAAAATCCGCTATCGCTGGTATGCAGATGAAGAGGGATCAATTCTTTTCCATGATCATACCTCTGCGGGTGAAAAAGGTTTCCATGGTACATTTGGAACATTAATTGTTGAACCAAAAGGATCTAAATGGCTGGATCCAAAGACCGGCCGGGAAATAAAATCTGGAACGGAAGCAATGATTGTTCACCCAGAAAAAGAAGACTTTCGTGAGCAGGTTATGATTTACCATGATTTTGCAAGACTTTGGGATAAAAGTGATAACATTCTTCAGTTAGAGACTGATCCATCAAATTTCAAGCACGCGCATGGGTATGCAGCTGTCAATTATTCAAATGCACCATTTTTTAGAAGAAATAATAGTGATCCTGCATACGTCTTTAGCTCTTGGGTACACGGGGATCCTCAGACTCCAATTATCCAAAGTTATCCAGGAGATCCAATCAAAATCCGTTTAATCCAAGGAGCCCATGAAACACAGCATAACTTTAATATCCACGGATTAAACTGGAAGCGTGAATCAGGGGTAGAGGATTCAGAATTAACGTCCACCCAAACCATTGGAATGTCTGAACAATTTATCATGGATATACAACCTAACCCTGTTGGAGTCCAGCAACGGGATTATCTATGGTCTTCTCAACCGATTGAAGACTTGTGGAGCGGGTTATGGGGCTTTGTCAGAGTTTGGGGTGAAAAGACACCTGCTCTCCAAAAATTGCCAGATCGACCACAACTAAAAACTTCTGTTGTGCCCTGGAAGGTAAGTCAGATGAAGAAAAATGGAAAAAGGCCACCAAAAGCACTGGCACCAGGAAATCCCTGTCCTCCAGGGGCGTTGGTAAGGAAATTTGATTTAACCGCCTTTATGAAAGACATAGTTTATAACAAATATGGTGACCATGATCCATTTGGAATGATGTTCTCGCTTACCAAAGACTATCTAGATATTAAAAATGGCAGGAAAGCGGCCGAACCGCTTGTCATTCGGGCAAATGAAGGGGAGTGTATTCAGGTTACCCTTTCAAATCAACTACCGTTGGATCCACCTGAAAACCTGGCAGATCCAGCTCTGTTAATGGCTAATCAGGTGAATTGGAAGAATTCTAATCGAGTTTCTTTGCACCCGCAAATGGTGAAATACGATATGCAGGGATCTGACGGTGCAACTATTGGCTACAACTATGATCAAACCATTGGACCAGGTGAAAAGATTACTTATCAATGGTATGCCGAAAAAGAATATGGAGGTACTATTCTTTATGACTATGGAGACATCCGTAGCCATCGACTTCATGGTGCGTATGGTTCACTCATTATTGAACCGAAAGGCTCCAAATATCGTGACCCGAAAACGGGTGCTGAAATAACTTCAGGTGCGAGGGCAGATATTATTGTGCCGGATAAACCTGATTTTAGAGAGCAAGTGTTAATGTTCTCAGATGGTCTCTATACCGTCAGCAAAGGTGGAAGTGCTCCAACCCCAGGTACAGCCGATCTTGATATGGAAGATAGGGGAGAAAAGGGTATTAATTATAGTTCAGAACCGTTTAAGCACCGATTAGCGGCAAATCCTGATAAATCATTAATTTTTAGCTCCGTTATACATGGCGATCCATCAACGCCGATGCCGGAATCCTATGTTGGTGATCCTATCCGATTAAGAGTAATGCAGACTGCTGACCGTTCAAGAGGAAGTGTGTTTACCCTCCATAGTCATCGCTGGCGCTATCAATGGACGGACCCTAACTCTAAGCTAGTATCAAGTCAGGGCTCACTTACCCCAGGGGAGACTTTGGACATTATCCCAGTACAAAATGATGGGATATTTAATCAAGTTGGTGACTATGTCTACCGGGAAATGAAGCTAAGGAGATATTTGGAAGGTGGGTTATGGGGGATGCTTCGTATCCATAATCAACCAAAAAATCAATTGCTTGCCCTGCCAGACCGTCGTCCAGAGCCGCCAACAAACATCAATATCAGTACCGCACCAAATAAGCAGTTGTTATATATTAGCTGGAATACCAGTGTAAATAAAGAAATTGTCGGTTTTAATGTATATCGAAAAGCGGTTCCTAGTGCTGGATACCAGAAAATGAATAAGGATGTCATTCGCTCCTTAACCTATACCCTGCCAGTAAACTCTACTACACTAAAATACTATTATACCGTTACAACAATAGATAAATTTGGGAACGAATCAATTTATGCAAACCCCAAAATAGTAAAAAGTAATACCTTTCATATTAAGAAGTGA
- a CDS encoding IPT/TIG domain protein, with protein sequence MLPRGLTRKVRKKSPIRKFLLVLLTTLIVISSAEFGMNGANAELVIPNKDIHKLQKVGPIHEDFGYPVWYKDYNGLRLELCADVDDPYCALDPAEIPDPTKPISFINDNFPAELFYQLAGSEIDLPNGGRAIATFALEAAWANEEPLDGDQIVFGRVRFRIDGIATGSEYTIYHPYGIDKFTAVEEDEDEPDVGEIRFVEDIGVNGGFEGAMKSRIGTFLEWDDKGTKAPVGYVGDPNQDHTIKNGYVNEKGEEQNYFRIVGDEHSGLTDGLDENSSNYCGKNCIQTDLFSLMGKKATNAGVDVTRATYSLTENGGTIDVFSSTEETEQQDIEVSATGMDPVNLFGSNGQYFARISFEGNTPPKLTVTNKTDNPDSVKTITPDDKITSTAEYDIKGEDKILTIFAESSDKVNPIKFSVLGLSGDFNENGYLIIKNPTYIPPNITVKSTRIRDEDGPYGLELGRVTIPVDVKVGTFESESIVPNVLMNQNVVAGEEVTLDASQSTGPIGSYKWTKASGPDVVLTDGETAVAKFKAPDPGEGKTSEAIKFNLTITSKKGTSFTINDVTVTVNKPAGDAISAEAGEDRLDVAQGSTITLDGSGSSQGEGIKYSWKQISGSTVPITNANTAKPTIVVPKVYSAENNNAIGTWEFELTVTGPGGTDTDRVKIITIKDALTVTNAELRGSQWRVSGTSTVAGPGVKITIYLESSSGPIEIGSTSVAPGNAAGGAWTFRGTARLPGTIVRAGTLKIVSTSGGELTKVEVRRFR encoded by the coding sequence ATGTTGCCAAGAGGATTAACAAGAAAAGTCAGGAAGAAATCGCCTATAAGAAAGTTTTTACTCGTACTATTGACTACCTTAATTGTTATAAGTAGTGCGGAATTTGGGATGAATGGTGCAAATGCTGAATTAGTAATACCAAATAAGGATATTCATAAACTACAAAAAGTCGGACCAATTCATGAAGACTTTGGTTACCCCGTGTGGTATAAGGACTATAATGGCCTCAGACTTGAACTTTGTGCGGATGTAGATGATCCATATTGTGCTTTGGATCCGGCAGAGATACCAGATCCAACTAAACCGATTTCATTTATAAACGATAACTTTCCAGCTGAACTATTTTATCAGCTAGCTGGCTCAGAGATTGACCTGCCTAATGGAGGAAGAGCGATTGCAACCTTTGCACTGGAAGCAGCATGGGCGAATGAGGAACCTCTGGATGGAGACCAAATTGTATTCGGGCGGGTACGTTTTCGAATTGATGGTATAGCAACAGGAAGTGAATATACGATTTACCATCCTTATGGGATTGATAAATTTACCGCAGTAGAAGAGGATGAGGATGAACCAGATGTTGGAGAGATTAGATTTGTTGAAGACATTGGGGTAAATGGTGGATTTGAGGGTGCCATGAAGAGCCGAATTGGAACTTTCTTGGAATGGGATGACAAAGGTACAAAGGCACCAGTAGGATATGTAGGAGATCCAAATCAAGATCATACTATAAAAAATGGTTATGTTAATGAAAAAGGTGAAGAACAAAACTATTTTAGAATTGTAGGAGATGAACATTCAGGACTAACAGATGGCCTTGATGAAAATTCATCTAACTACTGTGGGAAAAACTGTATCCAAACCGATTTATTTAGCTTAATGGGTAAAAAAGCTACAAATGCAGGTGTCGATGTTACACGGGCTACATACAGCCTAACAGAAAACGGGGGAACAATTGATGTCTTTTCATCGACAGAAGAAACAGAACAGCAGGACATTGAAGTATCAGCAACTGGTATGGATCCAGTTAATTTATTTGGAAGCAATGGGCAATATTTTGCCCGTATTTCTTTCGAGGGAAATACGCCACCGAAATTAACTGTTACCAACAAGACAGACAATCCAGATAGTGTAAAAACCATTACTCCAGATGATAAAATAACTTCTACAGCAGAATATGACATAAAAGGGGAGGATAAGATTCTCACCATTTTTGCAGAATCAAGTGACAAAGTAAATCCTATAAAATTTTCAGTACTTGGGTTATCAGGGGATTTTAATGAGAATGGATATTTGATAATAAAAAATCCGACTTATATCCCGCCAAACATTACAGTAAAATCCACCAGGATTCGAGATGAAGATGGTCCTTATGGTCTAGAATTGGGAAGAGTCACAATCCCTGTTGATGTAAAAGTCGGTACTTTCGAGTCAGAAAGTATTGTACCAAACGTTTTAATGAACCAGAATGTAGTTGCTGGAGAAGAAGTTACTCTTGATGCCTCGCAGTCTACGGGACCAATTGGATCCTATAAATGGACCAAAGCAAGTGGTCCTGATGTTGTACTAACAGATGGAGAAACAGCGGTTGCGAAATTCAAAGCGCCAGACCCAGGTGAAGGGAAAACATCAGAGGCTATAAAATTTAATCTAACAATTACCTCCAAAAAAGGTACGTCTTTTACTATAAATGATGTAACAGTCACTGTAAACAAGCCAGCTGGTGACGCCATTTCAGCAGAGGCAGGAGAAGACCGATTAGATGTCGCTCAAGGTAGTACAATAACGCTTGATGGAAGCGGATCTTCACAAGGAGAAGGGATCAAATATTCTTGGAAACAAATATCTGGTAGCACGGTTCCTATTACAAATGCTAACACAGCTAAGCCAACGATTGTTGTACCTAAGGTATACAGTGCTGAAAATAATAATGCAATAGGTACATGGGAATTTGAACTTACAGTTACGGGACCAGGTGGCACAGATACAGATAGAGTAAAAATAATAACTATAAAAGATGCATTAACAGTTACGAATGCAGAACTTCGTGGTTCTCAATGGAGAGTAAGTGGCACATCAACTGTTGCGGGGCCAGGTGTAAAAATTACTATCTATTTAGAATCAAGTTCAGGACCGATAGAAATCGGTTCCACATCAGTGGCTCCAGGAAATGCAGCTGGTGGAGCTTGGACTTTCAGAGGAACAGCAAGACTACCTGGTACAATAGTTAGGGCTGGAACTTTAAAAATTGTTTCTACTTCAGGTGGAGAACTTACTAAAGTAGAAGTAAGAAGATTTAGATAA
- a CDS encoding protein-glutamine gamma-glutamyltransferase, which yields MISINGVIVGLEDLQKEITNNEQRAILKQMVSYHVVYYYSSLQQLKFELLFRVNTIKAATALDKSGAKFTTFAYSFPNRKYWYRLPNGGFLLREGFNPSEGIEDIVKNGKLYAFECATAIAIVLYIAALYTIGPRAFNTYFRNLYLMDWQFDEDLPVYQKDGEDFLIGDVLHFKNPEFDPKQPWWRAENVIFFGHDKFFGHGVGIRDSKTIINFLNGKRKENPTQSAYLMRMITRPNYRTINLLR from the coding sequence ATGATTAGTATAAATGGTGTGATTGTAGGGCTAGAGGATCTCCAAAAAGAAATTACGAATAATGAGCAAAGGGCAATTTTGAAGCAAATGGTGAGTTATCATGTGGTTTATTATTACTCGTCACTACAACAATTGAAATTTGAATTATTATTCCGAGTAAATACAATTAAGGCTGCAACGGCCTTAGATAAAAGTGGTGCGAAGTTTACTACTTTTGCTTATTCCTTTCCCAACAGGAAGTACTGGTATCGATTGCCGAACGGAGGGTTTCTTTTACGTGAGGGGTTCAATCCCTCTGAAGGAATTGAGGATATAGTGAAAAATGGAAAGTTATATGCTTTTGAATGTGCAACAGCAATCGCGATTGTTTTGTACATCGCTGCCCTGTATACCATTGGACCGAGGGCATTTAATACGTATTTTAGAAATCTATATTTAATGGATTGGCAATTTGACGAGGATCTTCCTGTATATCAAAAAGATGGGGAGGATTTCCTCATTGGTGATGTCTTACATTTTAAAAATCCTGAATTTGACCCAAAACAGCCTTGGTGGAGAGCTGAAAATGTAATCTTCTTTGGTCATGATAAATTCTTTGGGCATGGAGTTGGGATTAGAGATTCTAAGACCATCATTAACTTCTTAAATGGAAAGAGAAAAGAGAATCCTACGCAATCTGCTTATCTTATGCGCATGATCACAAGGCCAAATTATAGAACGATTAACCTATTACGTTAA
- a CDS encoding TetR/AcrR family transcriptional regulator translates to MSDREDQLVGEFPQIPKQERAQIKRDLLLKSGHELFISKGFEHTTAKEIAAHAGVATGTFYRYFSDKRQLLMSLLENQIEMLMPPEPKWGVSNPESMLASLLELHDERLKKMGMQRLVPELLAKDKEFAEVLQAAKRKIFTRILSGLKRAYDNDLTWKDLDLNTVTWSVMILAEHAHEKMKQSGDQTDYREVAKVICRLIFPPEVIKQLRTNETVTKEE, encoded by the coding sequence ATGTCAGACCGAGAAGACCAGCTGGTTGGTGAGTTTCCACAAATTCCAAAGCAAGAACGTGCCCAAATAAAAAGGGATTTGTTATTAAAAAGTGGTCATGAATTATTTATTTCAAAAGGATTTGAGCATACAACAGCAAAGGAAATCGCCGCACATGCAGGGGTTGCAACCGGGACCTTTTATCGGTACTTTTCGGATAAACGACAGCTATTAATGTCTTTGTTAGAAAATCAAATTGAGATGTTAATGCCGCCTGAACCAAAATGGGGTGTTTCAAATCCAGAAAGTATGTTAGCTTCACTATTAGAATTGCATGATGAGCGTCTTAAAAAGATGGGCATGCAGCGACTTGTTCCTGAATTACTAGCTAAAGATAAAGAATTTGCTGAGGTATTACAAGCCGCAAAACGAAAGATTTTTACCAGGATTCTTTCTGGATTAAAAAGGGCATACGATAATGATTTAACTTGGAAAGATTTAGATTTAAATACCGTTACTTGGTCAGTGATGATTTTGGCCGAGCATGCCCATGAGAAAATGAAACAAAGTGGGGATCAGACAGATTATCGTGAAGTAGCTAAGGTGATATGCCGTTTAATTTTTCCACCAGAAGTCATTAAACAATTACGCACAAATGAAACTGTAACAAAAGAAGAGTAA
- a CDS encoding GTP pyrophosphokinase family protein, with protein sequence MEKTLDMKDLKAIKIELTRFMMAYKFALDEMTTKINILKDEFNYIHDYNPIEHVKTRLKSPESIFRKVQRKGLDFNLDTMKENIKDIAGIRITCSFISDIYEISSMIANQKDIRILEYKDYIKNPKPNGYQSLHMIVEIPIFMSDREELTCVEIQIRTIAMDFWASLEHKIYYKYNKAVPQKMLDELKTTAEMATMLDNKMENLHKEIKKMKLADEAEDMRLPIGIGNNKLKLLETFMEEKLGIK encoded by the coding sequence ATGGAAAAGACCCTTGATATGAAGGATTTAAAAGCAATCAAAATTGAATTGACTCGTTTTATGATGGCATATAAATTTGCTTTAGATGAAATGACCACAAAAATTAATATACTTAAAGATGAATTTAATTATATTCATGATTATAATCCAATAGAACATGTTAAAACACGATTAAAATCACCTGAAAGTATCTTCAGAAAAGTTCAGCGAAAAGGGTTGGATTTCAACCTAGATACTATGAAGGAAAATATTAAAGATATAGCAGGTATAAGAATAACCTGTTCGTTTATTTCAGATATTTATGAAATAAGCAGCATGATTGCCAATCAAAAAGACATTCGAATTCTAGAATATAAGGATTATATAAAAAATCCAAAGCCAAATGGTTATCAAAGCTTGCATATGATTGTGGAAATTCCGATATTCATGTCCGATCGTGAGGAATTAACCTGTGTTGAGATTCAAATCCGTACCATTGCCATGGACTTTTGGGCAAGCTTAGAACATAAAATTTATTATAAATATAACAAAGCAGTTCCTCAAAAAATGCTTGATGAATTAAAAACAACAGCCGAAATGGCTACAATGTTGGACAATAAAATGGAAAATCTTCATAAGGAAATCAAGAAAATGAAACTTGCTGACGAAGCTGAGGATATGCGTCTGCCAATTGGCATTGGAAACAACAAATTGAAATTATTAGAGACATTTATGGAAGAAAAACTCGGGATTAAATAA
- a CDS encoding metal-sensitive transcriptional regulator — MSFEHEIDEEMNNESCCSIEGSHRKSHHSDKVKSNLVTRLNRIEGQIRGIKGLIEKDTYCDDVITQISATQSALNSVAKLLLEGHLKSCVLERIQEGDHEVLDEVLVTIHKLMKK; from the coding sequence ATGTCTTTTGAACATGAAATTGATGAAGAAATGAATAATGAATCCTGCTGCAGTATTGAGGGCAGCCACCGAAAAAGCCATCATTCCGATAAGGTGAAGAGTAATCTTGTTACTAGACTTAATCGAATTGAAGGGCAAATTCGTGGAATTAAAGGTTTAATTGAAAAGGATACTTATTGTGATGATGTGATTACGCAAATTTCAGCCACGCAATCGGCACTTAATAGCGTTGCCAAACTACTGTTAGAAGGCCATCTCAAATCGTGTGTGCTTGAAAGAATTCAAGAAGGGGACCATGAGGTATTAGATGAGGTCCTGGTTACGATACACAAATTAATGAAGAAATAA
- a CDS encoding flavodoxin domain-containing protein, giving the protein MKTLIVYCSSHGTTEKAVQLLSEWMEGEVLAVDLKRDRITFDVSEYDFVIIGGSIHAGSIQGKIKHFIGKHHDELLTKKLGLFLCCWHDGEIAIEQFDLAFPEELRKVSIANGIFGGEFLVSKMNFIERQIVKKVSGVTEDTSNLDTTAIMTFVMKINSTFAHV; this is encoded by the coding sequence ATGAAGACATTGATTGTTTATTGCTCATCTCATGGCACAACAGAAAAAGCTGTCCAATTACTGAGTGAGTGGATGGAAGGAGAAGTATTAGCTGTCGATTTAAAAAGGGATAGAATTACATTTGATGTAAGCGAGTATGACTTCGTGATCATCGGCGGTTCGATACATGCCGGCAGTATTCAAGGGAAAATTAAGCATTTTATCGGCAAGCATCATGATGAGTTGTTAACCAAAAAGCTGGGCCTGTTTCTCTGCTGCTGGCATGATGGCGAAATAGCTATTGAGCAATTCGATCTCGCTTTTCCAGAGGAATTAAGGAAAGTTTCAATCGCAAACGGTATTTTCGGGGGAGAATTCCTCGTCAGTAAAATGAACTTTATTGAAAGGCAAATAGTTAAAAAAGTGAGTGGTGTTACCGAGGATACCTCGAATTTAGATACAACGGCAATCATGACCTTTGTGATGAAAATTAATTCAACCTTTGCTCATGTATAA
- a CDS encoding SOS response-associated peptidase, which produces MCGRFTLTATVDQLIDRFDVEFFLQEEEYLPSYNVAPSQSVLAVINNGSHNKMGFLRWGLIPPWAKDMSIGYKMINARAETLSDRPSFRNAYKKKRCLIVADSFYEWKKVDSKTKIPMRIKLKSNELFAMAGLWENWKSPEGKSIYSCSVITTSPNKLVQDIHDRMPIILKPEDEKFWLDPSISETNKLHHLLKPLEHSLMEAYEVSPLVNSPKNNSIQLIQKIC; this is translated from the coding sequence ATGTGTGGACGATTTACGTTGACGGCTACGGTTGATCAGTTGATTGATCGGTTTGATGTGGAGTTTTTTCTGCAGGAGGAGGAGTATTTGCCTAGTTATAATGTGGCTCCTTCGCAATCGGTGTTAGCGGTGATTAATAATGGATCGCATAATAAGATGGGGTTTTTACGTTGGGGGTTAATTCCGCCCTGGGCGAAGGATATGTCAATTGGTTATAAAATGATTAATGCACGTGCCGAGACTTTATCTGATAGACCAAGCTTTCGTAATGCCTATAAGAAAAAACGCTGTTTGATTGTGGCCGATAGTTTTTATGAATGGAAAAAGGTTGATAGTAAGACCAAAATTCCGATGAGAATTAAGCTGAAATCAAATGAATTATTTGCAATGGCTGGTCTCTGGGAGAATTGGAAATCCCCCGAAGGAAAATCAATTTATTCTTGTTCGGTGATCACCACGAGTCCGAACAAGCTGGTTCAAGACATCCATGACCGGATGCCTATAATCTTAAAACCTGAAGATGAAAAATTTTGGCTAGACCCTTCTATATCAGAGACTAATAAGCTTCATCACTTACTTAAACCACTTGAGCATAGTTTAATGGAAGCCTATGAAGTGAGTCCTTTAGTTAATTCACCAAAAAATAATTCAATCCAACTGATTCAAAAAATCTGTTAA